A window of the Citrus sinensis cultivar Valencia sweet orange chromosome 9, DVS_A1.0, whole genome shotgun sequence genome harbors these coding sequences:
- the LOC102631040 gene encoding class V chitinase-like produces the protein MAPKILPVLLSFTLLLLQLHSSAGQNAVKAAYWFSGSNFPVADIDSILFTHLFCAFADLDSQNFQVTVSSENQAIFSSFTRTVQQKNPAVKALLSIGGGNASKESFAAMASQAASRKSFIDSSINLARSLNFHGLDIDWEYPDNAQMSDFGTLLTEWRSAVAAEARSSGKPALLLTAAVSYSANYFGAINPTSAISNSLDWTNVMAYDFFYNDDRTGSRITGPPAALFSPDRSQVSGDSGIRAWIQSGLSPKKIVLGFPFFGHSLQLANANNHGFWAPTSGLVNGGVMSYKEIRQFIMSTNATKVFNATVVSDYCYKGTTWIGYDDTQSVNTKVKYAKDNGLLGYFAWQISQDDNWILSREASRTWGSIGTIFTE, from the exons ATGGCACCCAAAATCCTGCCTGTTTTGCTTTCTTTCACCCTCCTTCTCCTCCAGCTACACTCCTCTGCCGGGCAAAATGCTGTCAAAGCAGCTTACTGGTTCTCCGGCTCCAATTTTCCCGTGGCCGACATCGATTCCATCCTTTTCACTCACCTTTTCTGTGCTTTTGCTGATCTCGATTCTCAAAACTTCCAGGTAACCGTTTCATCCGAAAACCAAGCCATATTCTCATCCTTCACAAGAACCGTCCAGCAGAAAAACCCTGCAGTCAAAGCCCTCTTGTCAATCGGCGGCGGAAATGCAAGTAAAGAATCGTTTGCAGCAATGGCCAGCCAGGCAGCTTCCCGCAAGTCATTCATCGACTCTTCTATCAACCTCGCCAGGTCTCTAAATTTCCACGGTCTCGACATTGACTGGGAGTACCCGGACAACGCACAGATGTCAGACTTCGGAACCCTTCTCACTGAATGGCGTTCAGCCGTGGCCGCCGAGGCAAGATCCTCCGGGAAGCCAGCGTTGCTCCTCACCGCCGCGGTTTCTTACTCGGCAAACTATTTTGGCGCGATTAACCCTACTAGCGCAATATCAAACAGCTTGGATTGGACCAACGTGATGGCTTACGACTTCTTTTATAATGATGACCGAACCGGTTCAAGAATCACCGGACCGCCGGCTGCGTTATTCAGTCCTGACAGGAGCCAAGTTAGTGGAGATTCAGGAATCAGAGCCTGGATCCAGTCTGGCTTGTCTCCCAAGAAAATAGTGCTGGGGTTTCCATTTTTTGGCCATTCGTTGCAGCTTGCAAATGCTAATAATCACGGCTTTTGGGCTCCAACGAGTGGACTTGTGAATGGTGGGGTGATGTCATATAAGGAGATCAGGCAGTTTATAATGTCAACGAATGCAACGAAAGTATTCAATGCCACTGTTGTTTCGGATTATTGCTACAAGGGGACTACTTGGATCGGATATGATGATACGCAGAGTGTTAACACTAAGGTTAAATATGCCAAAGACAACGGACTTCTTGGTTATTTTGCTTGGCAAATTTCCCAAGATGATAATTGGATACTTTCTCGGGAAG CTTCGCGTACATGGGGGAGCATAGGGACTATCTTTACAGAATAG